The sequence below is a genomic window from Shinella zoogloeoides.
GCACCCGGTCGGTGAAGATGTGGCCGCGCTCGAGGTCGCCGGCGAGCTGCACCTCGTCGATGGCGACGAAGGCGGCGCGCGTCTCGCGCGGCATCGCCTCGACGGTGCAGACCGAATAGCGCGCCATATGCGGCGTGATCTTCTCCTCGCCGGTGACGAGCGCGACATTGTGCTGGCCGACCTTCTCGACAAGACGCGCATAGACCTCGCGCGCAAGCAGGCGCAGAGGCAGGCCGATAACGCCCGTCTCATGTGCCACCATGCGTTCGATTGCGTAGTGGGTCTTGCCCGTATTGGTCGGGCCGAGCACCGCGGTGACCCCGCGGCCGCTCAAGATCATGGGTGCTTGCGACAAGTCACGCCCCGGCAGGTTTCAATTTCGGCCGGAAGCACTTCCGGCAGGCCACAGATGCCCATCAGGGCGCCCGATGGCAAGGGGGGAGGCGAAATGGGCTGCTTTTCCCGGGTCTTTCGCCGGCTCAGGGAACAGGAACGGAACGAAACGGCGACGAATCGCTGACTCGCGGCGATTCAGGGTTTGTTCACTGCAAGGGGTTGAAGGAATTTTCGCCGGTGCCACGAAATGTTGAATCCTATTAAGGACTAAGCTTCGCCGACAATGGAAACCCGCCATGCTGCTTCAAGTTGCCTTGACGCATCGATTGAGGCTGCTACGCTTCGAATCAGGCTTATGCGGCCTGCCGCTCGCTCCCGTCGTGGAATGGTGAACGCATAACCGAAATCATGGTTTGACCCGCCCTGGCGATTCATCAGCAATGCGAGCACTGACCTCTTTCCGAGTCGCCCGGGTAGGGATGAACCGATGAAAAGCTTTCTGGAATCGAAAGCCATGGCAAAAGCGCTGCGCCAGTCTCTGGCGGAGCGGAATATCGACATGTCCCATGGTGAATGCCTCGAACTGATCGCGCGGCAATTCGGGCTTGCCGACTGGAACATTCTTTCGGCACAGATCGAATCGGCCAAGTCAAAGCTCCAGCCGCTGCCTCTCCCCTCTGGTTGGTTCCCGACCGGCTTTACGGACACCCAGCGATATCGGATCGGCCTCGATCTCACGTCGCCCGGCTGTGCACTTATCGAGTGCCTCGTGGGTAAGGAGACCGACCTCGGAAACGAGCGCTTTGCATGCCTGATGCAGAGTATAGACGCCGACAGCTACCGCGGTACTGTCAGCCTGACGGCCAGCATCAGGGCCGAGGCAGCGAATGTCGGAACCATCTGGATGCGTGTCGACGGAGAGCCAGGTTCGACCCTGCGCTTCGACAACATGCTTCAGCGCGAGGAGAACGGGGCGATCTACGGCACATCCGGCTGGATCGAGCGTTCGGTCGTTCTGGATGTACCCGTGGAAGCTTCCAGCATCCATTTCGGCTTCTTCCTGAAGGGCTATGGGAAGGTGTGGGCACGAAACTTCCGTCTCGAGACCGTCGCGCATGGCACCCGGACGACCGAGATGGCGCCACAGGCCCCGGAGCGGAAAACTTTGCCCAAGCAACCGGCTAATCTGGATTTCACCGGGATATCCGGCTGACGGCCATTATCCTGCCCATGACAGGATCGGGAAAACTCGGAGGCCCGGTGCCGAGCCGGCATCGGGCCGATCGACATCGTCCGTCAAACCGGATGATCGTGCAGGTCCGCGCCCTCCCAGCCGCCGCCGGCCTCGTAGAGCGGGAAGACCTCTTCGGTGAGGTACGGCCCGCCGCCGACGGATTCCTTGGAGGACATCAGCACGAAGCGGTTCACCGTGAAGGGCGCGGTATAGAAATTGCCGCGGCCGGTGAGGTAGTGCGCGACATCCTCGGGGCGGGCGTTACGCAGGCGGGCGAGGGTGACGTGCGGGGTGAACTTGCGCGGATCGGCGGGAAGGCCGAGGCGCTGGCAGATGCGCTCGATTTCCGCCTGGAGCGCATACATTTCTGGCGCCTGCGTGACGCCGGCATAGACCGAATGGGGCTTCTTCGAGCCGAAGGAGCCGATGCCGGACAGGGCGAGCTGGAATTCGGGGCGCTCGATGCGGTCGAGCCTGTCGACAACCTCGTCGGCGGTGCGCCCGTCGATGTCGCCGATGAAGCGCAAGGTAATATGGAAGTTCTCGACATCGATCCAGCGGGCTCCGGGAAGTCCGCCTCTCAGCAACGAGAGGCTCATCGCCGCATTCCGCGGCACTTCGAGGGCAACGAAAAGTCTCGGCATGGCGACTTCTCCCTACTGGAATGTAACGTCAGCGAATCACGCAAAGGACTTTCGCGCAACCCTTATTTCGCACCCGCGATAACTACTCCCCTGCCGATATCGACTTGAGGAAGGCTTCCGCCGTCGGGAGGATCGACTGGACCATGACGTCCACGCCCTCCGGGTTGGGATGCATGCCGTCCTCGATCTGGAGGTTCGCCTTGGTGACGACGCCTTCGAGGAAGAACGGATAGAGCGGTACGCCGTGCTTTTCCGAAAGGCGCTGGTAGATGCCGTTGAAGCGCGCGGCATAGTCCGCACCCATGTTGGGCGGGGCCAGCATGCCGGCAAGCAGGACCGGGATGCCCCGCTCCTTGAGCCGGGCCAGCATGGCGTCGAGGTTCTTCTCGGTCTCCTCCGGGGCGATGCCGCGCAGGGCGTCGTTGGCGCCGAGTTCGAGGATTACGCCCTGCGTTCCGTCCGGGATCGACCAGTCGAGCCGGGCAAGGCCGCCGGACGTCGTATCGCCGGAAACGCCCGCATTCGCGATCTCGACCTCGTAGCCTTTGGCGCGCAGCGCAGCCTCCAGCTTGACCGGAAAGGCATCGGCGGCGGGAAGCTGGTAGCCGGCCATCAGGCTGTCGCCGAAGCCGACGAGCTTGACGGGCGCAGCCTGTGCGATGCCGGCGGATAACAAAGCTGTGATCGCAAGTGAGGCGAAAAATCCGACGGCCGCTTTAAACGACATGGAGCTATTCCTAGATTGCTGGCATTCCAGTGTTTCCGATACATATAGGGCAGAATTCCTTGGCCAAAACCATCATCGATCTGAAAAAAGCCGATCTCACCCTCGGCCAGGCGGCCGCGTCCGTTCATGTGCTGAAGGGGATCGACCTTGCGATCGATGCGGGCGAATCGGTCGGGATCGTCGGCCCGTCGGGCTCCGGCAAGTCGACGCTGCTGATGGTGCTCGCCGGCCTCGAGCGGCTGGACAGCGGCGAGATCCATATCGACGGCGCGGGCCTGCACGGAATGAACGAGGATCAGGTGGCGGATTTCCGCGGCCGCAACATCGGCATCGTCTTCCAGTCCTTCCACCTCATTCCCAACATGACGGCGCTGGAAAACGTCGCGGTGCCGCTGGAACTCGCCAATGTGCGCGACGCCTTCGAGATCGCGCGGCGCGAGCTGACGGCCGTGGGGCTCGGCGAGCGCCTGTCGCACTATCCCGGCCAGCTTTCCGGCGGCGAGCAGCAGCGCGTGGCGATCGCCCGGGCACTGGCCCCTTCGCCGAAGCTGCTGATCGCCGACGAGCCGACCGGCAATCTTGACACCGAGACCGGCCAGCAGATCGCCGATCTCCTCTTCTCCAAGCAGGCCGAGCGCGGCACGACGCTGGTACTGGTGACGCATGATCCCGCGCTTGCCGCCCGCTGCGGCCGGCAGGTCGCCATGCGCTCCGGCGAGATCGTTTCGGGCGCGGCGCCCGTCCGGGCTCCCGTCCAAGCGGTGCCGGCATGAGGATCGGCACGGTCCTCCGCCAGTTTCCGCTGGCCTTGCGCCTGGCGCTGCGCGAAATGCGCGGCGGCCTGAAAGGCTTCTACATCTTCCTCGCCTGCATCGCGCTCGGCACGGCAGCGATCGCAGGCGTCAATTCGGTATCGAGCGCCATCACCCAGGCGATCGCCTCGCAGGGGCAGACGCTGCTGGCCGGCGACGTGCGCTTCGAGTTCAGGAACCGTTTCGCGACGCCGGAGGAGCTGAAACATTTCCAGAGCCTCGGCGACGTGTCGCTGTCGACAGGCCTGCGCTCCATGGTGCGCCTGCCTGACGGCTCCGACCAGACGCTGGTCGAGGCCAAGGGCGTCGACGGCGCCTATCCGCTCTACGGCGCGCTGGAGGCCGAGCCGAACAGGCCTGCCTCGACGCTTTTCGCTAGAGAGGGTGACGCCTACGGTGTCGTGGTCGCGCCGCTGCTGCTCGACCGGCTCGGCATCGCCGTCGGCGACGAGATCCTGCTCGGCACGGCAAAGCTGAAGATTGCGGCGACGCTCACGCGCGAGCCGGATGCCGTTTCCGAAGGGTTCGGCTTCGCGCCGCGGCTGATGCTGTCGGAAGAGGCCCTGCAGGCAAGCGGGCTCGTGCAGACCGGCAGCCTTGTGGAGAATGCCTATCGTATCCGCCTCGCCGATCCCGCAACATCCCTCGAAACGCTCAGGGCGGAGGCCAACAAGGCCTTCCCGACAGCCGGCTGGTCGATCCGCACGTCCGACAGCGCGGCGCCGTCGCTGACGGCCAATATCACCCGTTTCTCGCAGTTCCTGACGCTCGTCGGCCTGACGGCGCTGATCGTCGGGGGCGTGGGCGTGGCGAATGCCGTGCGCGCCTATCTCGATTCCAAGCGCTCGGTTATCGCGACCTTCAAATGCCTCGGCGCGCCCGCCTCGCTGGTCGCGCTGGTCTATCTGACGCAGATCGCACTGATCGCATCGATCGGCATCGTCATCGGCCTTGTCGTCGGCGCGCTGATGCCGCCGGTGGCCATGCAGTTCCTCGGCGGCGTGCTGCCGGTGCCGGCCGAGACGGCGCTCTATCCCTCCGCCCTGCTGCTGGCGGCGGTCTTCGGGCTCCTGACGGCGCTCGCCTTCGCGGTCCTGCCGCTTGGCCATGCCCGTGAGGTGCCGGCGACGGCGCTGTTCCGCGAACAGGGGTTCGATGCCGGCCGGCTGCCGAGCTGGCCCTATGTGCTGGGCGCTGCCGCCTTCCTCGCGGCTCTGGCGGGGCTGGCGATCTTCACGGCCTATGACCGTTACATCGCCGTCGTCTTCCTCGGCGCAATCGCCTTCGCCTTCGTCGTGCTGCGCGCCGTCGCCATGCTGATCACGGCGCTGGCGAAACGCAGCCCGCGGGTCAATTCGCCGGCACTGCGGCTCGCCGTCGGCAATATCCACCGGCCGGGGGCGCTGACCTCCTCCGTCGTTCTCTCGCTCGGCCTTGGCCTTGCGCTGCTGGTCACGCTGACGCTGATCGACGGGAACCTGCGCCGCGAGCTTACCGGCAACCTGCCGGAGCGTGCGCCGAATTTCTTCTTCGTCGATATCCAGAGCAGCGAAGTAGAAGGCTTTCGCGACGTGCTGAAGGCGAACATGCCGGAAGGCAAGATCATCGAGGTGCCGATGCTGCGCGGCCGGGTGATGGAGCTCAACGGCGTGGACGTCGCCAAGGTCACGGTGCCGCCGGAGGGACAATGGGTGCTGCGCGGCGACCGCGGCATCACCTATGCCAAGCGCGTGCCGGAAAACTCGACCCTGTCCGAAGGCGAATGGTGGCCGGAGGACTATTCCGGCGAGCCGCTCGTCTCCTTCTCGGCGGAAGAAGGCCGCGAACTCGGCCTCAAGCTCGGCGATACCGTGACCGTCAACGTGCTCGGCCGCAACATCACGGCGCGCATCGCCAATTTCCGCAATGTCGAGTGGGAATCGCTGTCGATCAACTTCGTCATGGTCTTCTCGCCGAACACCTTTGCCGGCGCGCCGCATGCCTGGCTCGCCACCGTCATCGACCCGTCGGCGACGGCGGTCGAGGAGGCCACAGCGCTGAAGGCCATCACCAACGCCTATCCGACCGTCACGAGCGTACGCGTCAAGGATGCGCTCGATGTCGTCAACGAGCTGGTCGGCCAGCTCGCGACGGCGATCCGCGCGGCGGCGGCCGTCGCACTCATCGCCTCGGTCCTCGTGCTGGCCGGCGCGCTTGCCGCAGGCAACCGGGCGCGCGTGCACGATGCCGTCGTCCTGAAGACGCTCGGCGCGACGCGGGCGATGCTCATCCGGGCGTTCAGCTACGAATACCTGATGCTGGGGCTGGCGACGGCGGTCTTCGCGCTCTTCGCCGGCGGGGTGGCCGCGTGGTTCGTGGTCAGCCGCATAATGACGCTGCCCTCCAGCTTCCTGCCCGACGTCGCCGTCGTCACCGTGGCGATCGCCCTTGTCCTGACCGTGGGCATGGGCCTTGCCGGCACCTGGCGCATTCTGGGGCAGAAGGCCGCCCCCGTCCTGCGCGAGCTATGAAATCGGCAGGACCCGCGGCGCTGCCGCGGTTGCGGGTCTTGTGCGAGACACAATTCATGCGCATATTCATGGGCAGGCAAGCTGGAGCCCCGCAGCGGCTGCCTGGACCCGCAAGTGCTTCGATCGAACGGAGCGGACAGGCGGGCGCCCGACACCGTACACGACAGGGGGCTTTACGAGAGGATAACATGGCTGATCTCCGCAATTACCAGACCCGAACGGCCAATGCCGGCGCTCAGGCCGGCGCGGTCATCGATGAGGGCCTGCGCGCCTATATGCTCCGGGTCTACAACCTGATGGCCCTTGGCCTCGCGATTACGGGCGTCGTGGCTTACTTCGCCTCGCAGGCAGCCTTCGCCGACGGTCAGCTGACCGCCTTCGGCCAGGCGATCTATGTGAGCCCGCTGAAGTGGGTCGTCATGCTCGCCCCGCTCGCGCTGGTCTTTTTCCTGAGCTTCCGCATCCATACGATGAGCGTCGGTGCCGCGCAGGCGACCTTCTGGGTCTATGCCGGCCTGATGGGCCTGTCGCTGTCGTCGATCTTCCTGATCTACACGGGCGCCAGCATCGCGCAGACCTTCTTCGTCTCCGCCGCGGCCTTCGGCGCGCTGTCGCTGTTCGGCTACACGACGAAGCGGGACCTCTCCGCGATGGGCTCGTTCCTGATCATGGGCCTCTTCGGCCTGATCATCGCCTCGCTCGTCAACCTGTTCCTGCAGTCCTCGGCGCTCGACTTCGCGATCTCCGCGATCGGCGTTCTGGTCTTCGCAGGTCTGACGGCCTGGGATACGCAGAAGATCAAGGAAATGTACTTCGATGCGGACGACGCCGCCGTGGCCGGCCGAAAGGCCATCATGGGCGCGCTGACGCTCTACCTCGACTTCATCAACCTCTTCCTGTTCCTGCTGCGCTTCCTCGGCAACCGCGAGTAACGCAGGCAGCAGCCGGATGGCTGATCGCAAGGACCCCGCCGGAGACGGCGGGGTTTTTGTTTGCCCGGCGTCACCAAACGTGAATTCCCCGATCGTTGACGGTTATGCCTGTTTGTGCGCATTGTCATCCAATCATGCATGATTTGGCGTAGGCGATGTCGATACAGGATCTTCTTCTCGGGGAACGGCAGGATCTCATCCGCACACGGCTCGACCTTTCGGGGCGGGTGATCGCGGCGGAACTGGCGCAGGAACTCGGCGTGTCGGAGGACACGATCCGGCGGGACCTGCGCGAGATGGCGGCGTCCGGCCTCTGCCGCCGCGTCTATGGCGGCGCGTTGCGCGTGTCCCACGCGGCGGCGCGCACGATGAACGAGCGCATGGCGGTCGGCGGCGAACGCAAGGCGGCGCTTGCGCGCGCGGCGGCAGCGCTCATTCCGGCCGGTGCCACCGTCTTCCTCGATGCCGGCAGCACCAACCTGGCCCTCGCCCGCGCGTTACCGGCCGGCAGCGACCTCACCGTCATCACCAATGCGCCGGCCATTGCCGCGGCGCTCCTCGAGCGCGATATCACGACGATCCAGCTCGGCGGGCTGATCGATCCCGATGTCGGCGGGGCCATCGGCGCCAAGGCGATGCGCGATGCCGAGGCCTTCCGCCCCGACATTCTCGTGCTCGGCGTATGCGGTATCGACGTAGAGGCGGGCGTGACGGCCTACACGTTCGAGGACGCGGAATTCAAGCGCTTCCTGGCCTCACGCACGAAGACCGTGCTGGTCGCGATCACCAACGACAAGCTTTCCACCGCCGCCCCCTATTCGGTCGTGCCGCTTTCCCGCGTGGCACGCGCCGTCATCGAGGCGGATGCGGACGAAACGGAGGCCGCCGCTCTGACGGCGGCCGGCATCGAAACCCTGCGCGCCGGCTGAGCGCGCGGCACCGACCTTCCCAGAAATGGAACGAACATGACGACGCCCGAAAACGCCCTTGCCGGCAAATCCTTCGCCAGGTCCTATTTCCCGCCAACGCGGATCGCGATCTCCGGCCTCTTCCTGCTCAACGGCATTTTCGCCGGCGCCTGGGCGCCGAAGATCCCGGAATTCGCAAGCCGCCTGGGGCTCACCGAAGCCGGGCTCGGGCTGATGATCATGTGCTTCGGCATCGGCTCGCTGATCCTGATGCCGATCGCCGGCATCCTGATCGCCCATTACGGCACGACGCGCACGCTGAAGGGCGCGACGGTTCTGTTTCTTTCGACCATGCTGCTCCTGTCGCTTGCGACGACCATTCCCTTCGGCGCCGTCGCCATCTTCTGCTTCGGCGGGCTGATGGGGGCGATGGACGTCGCGATGAACGGCAATGCCGTGGAGGTGGAGAAGTCGATGCGGCGGGCGATCATGTCGTCCTGCCATGCCTTCTGGAGCCTCGGCGCCTTCATCGGCGCGACGACCGGCGGCTTCCTCATGGCGGCGCTCGGCGTGATGGGCCATGCCGCGCTGCTGACCGTCGTCGGGGCGGTAATGCTCCTCGTCCTCTGGCCGCGCATCCTGCACGATGCGCCCCATCCGAGCGAGGAACACCGCAAGGTGCGCCTGCCGATGACGCCGCTGCCCTGGCTGATCGGCCTCATGGCACTGTTCTGCATGGTGCCGGAAGGCGCGATCCTCGATTGGGGTGCGCTCTACATGCGCGACGAACTCGGCGCGTCGCTGGCGCTTTCCGGTTTCGCCTTCGGCACCTTCTCCCTGACCATGGCCGTGATGCGCTTTGCCGGCGATCATGTGCGCGACCGCTTCGGTGCCGTGAGGACGCTGCGCTTCTGCACGGTGACGGCCATCGTCGGCATGGTGATCGCCGGCACGGCGCCCAACGCCTATGTGGCGATGGTGGGCTTTGCGCTCTGCGGCGTCGGCATTTCCAACATGGTGCCGATCGCTTTCTCCGCCGCGGGCAACCTGCCGGGCTTCGCGCAGGGCGTGGCGCTTTCGGTGACGACAGCGATGGGCTATTCCGGCTCGCTGTTCGCGCCGTCCGTCATCGGCTTCATCGCCGAGCATACCGGCTTTGCGCTCATCTTCGCGCTCCTGCCGCTGCTCTTCATCGTCGTGCTCCTGCTCTCGCACCATGCGGTGCATGCGGATGTGCGCGATCACCACTGAGCCCGACGGCACGCTCGGCGATCAAATCCTCGCGCGTGCCGTTGCTTGCGGTTGACAAGCCACATTTCCTGATCCACCTGAGGGCAAAGGCCGCGCGCGCCAAGCGGCGCGTGGCCGCTTTTCGAGCAAGAGGCTCCACATGTCCTTTTCCTTCGATTTTGAACCGAAGCCGCGGCGCCGGTCCGTCGGTGTCGATGTCGGCGGCGTGCTCGTCGGCGGCGGCGCGCCGGTCGTCGTGCAGTCGATGACCAATACGGACACGGCCGATATCGATGGAACGGTCGCCCAGGTGGCCGCGCTGCATCGCGCGGGCTCGGAAATCGTGCGCATCACGGTCGACCGCGACGAGAGCGCGGCGGCGGTGCCGAAGATCCGCGAGCGCCTTCTCCGCCTCGGCCTCGACGTGCCGCTGGTCGGCGACTTCCATTATATCGGCCACAAGCTGCTGGCCGATCATCCGGCCTGCGCCGAGGCGCTGGCGAAGTATCGCATCAATCCCGGCAATGTCGGCTTCAAGGACAAGAAGGACAAGCAGTTCGCGGCGATCGTCGAGACGGCGATCCGCCACGACAAGCCGGTGCGCATCGGCGTCAACTGGGGCTCGCTCGACCAGGAGCTTCTGACGCGGCTGATGGACGAGAACCAGGACAAGGGTTTCCCGCTGACCGCCCAGCAGGTGATGCGCGAGGCGATCTGCCAGTCGGCGCTGCTGTCCGCCGAACTCGCGGAAGAGATCGGCCTTGCGCGCGATCACATCATCCTCTCGGCCAAGGTCTCCAACGTGCAGAACCTCATCGCGGTCTATGCGATGCTGTCGGCGCGCTCCGACCATGCGCTGCATCTCGGCCTCACGGAAGCCGGCATGGGCACCAAGGGCGTCGTCGCCTCCTCCGCCGCGCTCGGCATCCTCATGCAGCAGGGTATCGGCGACACGATCCGCATTTCGCTGACGCCGGAGCCCGGCGGCGACCGCACCCGCGAGGTGCAGGTGGCGCAAGAGCTGCTGCAGGTCATGGGCTTCCGCCAGTTCATCCCCGTCGTTGCCGCCTGTCCGGGTTGCGGGCGCACGACCTCGACGGTCTTCCAGGAGCTGGCCCAGAAGATCCAGGACGACATCCGCAAGAACATGCCGGTCTGGCGCGAGAAATATCCGGGCGTGGAAGGCCTCAAGGTCGCCGTCATGGGCTGCATCGTCAACGGACCGGGCGAGAGCAAGCATGCCGATATCGGCATCTCGCTGCCGGGCACCGGGGAACTCCCCATCGCGCCTGTTTATGTCGACGGCAAGAAGGCGATGACGCTGCGCGGCACCAACATCGCCGGCGAATTCGAGGCGCTGGTCAACGACTATATCGAGAAGCGCTACGGCGCGGGGCAGGCGGCGGCCGAATGATCAGAGCCGCGTCGTCAGCAGCTTGACGCCGGCAAAGGCGAAGAAGGCGGCCATGACGCCTTCGATGGCACGGCGCGCCTTCAGATTGGCGCGGTGCACGGGGCCGAGCGAGAAGACCAGCGCGAAGCCGAGGAAGACGCAGACCCCCATCACCATGCAGCCGGCGATGAAGGTCGCCATGACGCCGCCGGGCGCGCCGGGCGGCATGCCGAGCGATGTGAGCATGATCCAGTTGAAGATCGCCTTTGGGTTGGTGATGTGGATGCCGAGGCCCTTCAGATATTGCCGGCGCGGGGAGA
It includes:
- a CDS encoding MFS transporter, with translation MTTPENALAGKSFARSYFPPTRIAISGLFLLNGIFAGAWAPKIPEFASRLGLTEAGLGLMIMCFGIGSLILMPIAGILIAHYGTTRTLKGATVLFLSTMLLLSLATTIPFGAVAIFCFGGLMGAMDVAMNGNAVEVEKSMRRAIMSSCHAFWSLGAFIGATTGGFLMAALGVMGHAALLTVVGAVMLLVLWPRILHDAPHPSEEHRKVRLPMTPLPWLIGLMALFCMVPEGAILDWGALYMRDELGASLALSGFAFGTFSLTMAVMRFAGDHVRDRFGAVRTLRFCTVTAIVGMVIAGTAPNAYVAMVGFALCGVGISNMVPIAFSAAGNLPGFAQGVALSVTTAMGYSGSLFAPSVIGFIAEHTGFALIFALLPLLFIVVLLLSHHAVHADVRDHH
- a CDS encoding arylesterase, with translation MSFKAAVGFFASLAITALLSAGIAQAAPVKLVGFGDSLMAGYQLPAADAFPVKLEAALRAKGYEVEIANAGVSGDTTSGGLARLDWSIPDGTQGVILELGANDALRGIAPEETEKNLDAMLARLKERGIPVLLAGMLAPPNMGADYAARFNGIYQRLSEKHGVPLYPFFLEGVVTKANLQIEDGMHPNPEGVDVMVQSILPTAEAFLKSISAGE
- a CDS encoding ABC transporter permease; translated protein: MRIGTVLRQFPLALRLALREMRGGLKGFYIFLACIALGTAAIAGVNSVSSAITQAIASQGQTLLAGDVRFEFRNRFATPEELKHFQSLGDVSLSTGLRSMVRLPDGSDQTLVEAKGVDGAYPLYGALEAEPNRPASTLFAREGDAYGVVVAPLLLDRLGIAVGDEILLGTAKLKIAATLTREPDAVSEGFGFAPRLMLSEEALQASGLVQTGSLVENAYRIRLADPATSLETLRAEANKAFPTAGWSIRTSDSAAPSLTANITRFSQFLTLVGLTALIVGGVGVANAVRAYLDSKRSVIATFKCLGAPASLVALVYLTQIALIASIGIVIGLVVGALMPPVAMQFLGGVLPVPAETALYPSALLLAAVFGLLTALAFAVLPLGHAREVPATALFREQGFDAGRLPSWPYVLGAAAFLAALAGLAIFTAYDRYIAVVFLGAIAFAFVVLRAVAMLITALAKRSPRVNSPALRLAVGNIHRPGALTSSVVLSLGLGLALLVTLTLIDGNLRRELTGNLPERAPNFFFVDIQSSEVEGFRDVLKANMPEGKIIEVPMLRGRVMELNGVDVAKVTVPPEGQWVLRGDRGITYAKRVPENSTLSEGEWWPEDYSGEPLVSFSAEEGRELGLKLGDTVTVNVLGRNITARIANFRNVEWESLSINFVMVFSPNTFAGAPHAWLATVIDPSATAVEEATALKAITNAYPTVTSVRVKDALDVVNELVGQLATAIRAAAAVALIASVLVLAGALAAGNRARVHDAVVLKTLGATRAMLIRAFSYEYLMLGLATAVFALFAGGVAAWFVVSRIMTLPSSFLPDVAVVTVAIALVLTVGMGLAGTWRILGQKAAPVLREL
- the thpR gene encoding RNA 2',3'-cyclic phosphodiesterase, yielding MPRLFVALEVPRNAAMSLSLLRGGLPGARWIDVENFHITLRFIGDIDGRTADEVVDRLDRIERPEFQLALSGIGSFGSKKPHSVYAGVTQAPEMYALQAEIERICQRLGLPADPRKFTPHVTLARLRNARPEDVAHYLTGRGNFYTAPFTVNRFVLMSSKESVGGGPYLTEEVFPLYEAGGGWEGADLHDHPV
- a CDS encoding DeoR/GlpR family DNA-binding transcription regulator, encoding MQDLLLGERQDLIRTRLDLSGRVIAAELAQELGVSEDTIRRDLREMAASGLCRRVYGGALRVSHAAARTMNERMAVGGERKAALARAAAALIPAGATVFLDAGSTNLALARALPAGSDLTVITNAPAIAAALLERDITTIQLGGLIDPDVGGAIGAKAMRDAEAFRPDILVLGVCGIDVEAGVTAYTFEDAEFKRFLASRTKTVLVAITNDKLSTAAPYSVVPLSRVARAVIEADADETEAAALTAAGIETLRAG
- a CDS encoding ABC transporter ATP-binding protein → MAKTIIDLKKADLTLGQAAASVHVLKGIDLAIDAGESVGIVGPSGSGKSTLLMVLAGLERLDSGEIHIDGAGLHGMNEDQVADFRGRNIGIVFQSFHLIPNMTALENVAVPLELANVRDAFEIARRELTAVGLGERLSHYPGQLSGGEQQRVAIARALAPSPKLLIADEPTGNLDTETGQQIADLLFSKQAERGTTLVLVTHDPALAARCGRQVAMRSGEIVSGAAPVRAPVQAVPA
- a CDS encoding Bax inhibitor-1/YccA family protein; its protein translation is MADLRNYQTRTANAGAQAGAVIDEGLRAYMLRVYNLMALGLAITGVVAYFASQAAFADGQLTAFGQAIYVSPLKWVVMLAPLALVFFLSFRIHTMSVGAAQATFWVYAGLMGLSLSSIFLIYTGASIAQTFFVSAAAFGALSLFGYTTKRDLSAMGSFLIMGLFGLIIASLVNLFLQSSALDFAISAIGVLVFAGLTAWDTQKIKEMYFDADDAAVAGRKAIMGALTLYLDFINLFLFLLRFLGNRE
- a CDS encoding glyoxalase superfamily protein, with product MKSFLESKAMAKALRQSLAERNIDMSHGECLELIARQFGLADWNILSAQIESAKSKLQPLPLPSGWFPTGFTDTQRYRIGLDLTSPGCALIECLVGKETDLGNERFACLMQSIDADSYRGTVSLTASIRAEAANVGTIWMRVDGEPGSTLRFDNMLQREENGAIYGTSGWIERSVVLDVPVEASSIHFGFFLKGYGKVWARNFRLETVAHGTRTTEMAPQAPERKTLPKQPANLDFTGISG
- the ispG gene encoding flavodoxin-dependent (E)-4-hydroxy-3-methylbut-2-enyl-diphosphate synthase gives rise to the protein MSFSFDFEPKPRRRSVGVDVGGVLVGGGAPVVVQSMTNTDTADIDGTVAQVAALHRAGSEIVRITVDRDESAAAVPKIRERLLRLGLDVPLVGDFHYIGHKLLADHPACAEALAKYRINPGNVGFKDKKDKQFAAIVETAIRHDKPVRIGVNWGSLDQELLTRLMDENQDKGFPLTAQQVMREAICQSALLSAELAEEIGLARDHIILSAKVSNVQNLIAVYAMLSARSDHALHLGLTEAGMGTKGVVASSAALGILMQQGIGDTIRISLTPEPGGDRTREVQVAQELLQVMGFRQFIPVVAACPGCGRTTSTVFQELAQKIQDDIRKNMPVWREKYPGVEGLKVAVMGCIVNGPGESKHADIGISLPGTGELPIAPVYVDGKKAMTLRGTNIAGEFEALVNDYIEKRYGAGQAAAE